A genome region from Sphaeramia orbicularis chromosome 19, fSphaOr1.1, whole genome shotgun sequence includes the following:
- the LOC115410493 gene encoding 5-hydroxytryptamine receptor 3A-like, protein MLYAILDVREIEQKFVPYVWIFMSWQNDYISWNPEDFSGIKHISIPTEALWKPDITIEEMIEKDKAPPSPYLIISYSGLVALKNDQVLISTCRMHVYNFPFDTQSCTLSFKSVVHSDREIQLLLTADSSEVTEYSREVMRTQYEWQFMNVTVINQTVNKYGLDQDMIIYTIYMKRRSMLYVINFLLPVLFFLCLDLSSFLISDRGGEKLSFKITVLLAVTVMQLLLNEILPASSNRIPLIAVYCIGIFGFMLLSLLETIVVMYLIDKDSESQDKEVERDQSLNENCGDKSNNKHDKKVRKWCQCLSNVSSDETPADLLLEDRKMTVSKSTEDTYRLDQVSTELKEMEKTLSVIFTRNDDKRKPGYWTQKAKIINRIFFMFYVTSVIMFIICLFSFWNA, encoded by the exons ATGCTCTATGCCATTCTAGATGTG cGGGAGATTGAACAAAAATTTGTTCCCTACGTCTGGATTTTTATG AGCTGGCAAAATGATTACATTTCCTGGAATCCTGAAGACTTTAGTGGGATTAAACATATTAGTATTCCTACTGAAGCTCTTTGGAAACCAGACATAACTATTGAGGAGAT GATAGAGAAAGACAAGGCTCCTCCGAGTCCATATCTCATCATTTCATACTCAGGTCTAGTTGCTCTTAAAAATGATCAGGTCCTGATCAGCACCTGCAGGATGCACGTTTACAATTTTCCTTTCGACACACAAAGTTGCACCCTTTCATTCAAGTCAGTCGTCCACTCTG ACAGAGAAATACAACTCCTACTCACCGCTGATTCCTCTGAGGTCACAGAGTATTCTCGTGAGGTGATGCGAACTCAGTACGAGTGGCAATTCATGAACGTGACAGTCATTAACCAAACTGTCAACAAATATGGACTGGATCAAGACATGATCATTTATACA ATCTACATGAAGAGGAGGTCTATGCTGTACGTCATCAACTTCTTGCTGCCTGTCCTGTTCTTCCTGTGTCTGGACTTGTCCTCCTTCCTGATCTCAGACAGAGGTGGTGAGAAGCTGAGTTTTAAGATCACGGTGCTCCTCGCTGTCACCGTAATGCAGCTTCTTCTCAATGAAATCCTGCCTGCATCATCAAACAGGATCCCACTTATAG CCGTCTACTGCATCGGGATTTTTGGGTTCATGTTGCTCAGCCTCCTTGAGACAATTGTAGTGATGTATTTGATTGACAAAGATTCTGAATCCCAAGACAAAGAGGTAGAAAGAGACCAAAGCCTGAATGAGAACTGTGGTGACAAATCTAAcaacaaacatgacaaaa AGGTGAGAAAATGGTGCCAGTGTTTGTCCAACGTGTCTTCTGATGAAACTCCTGCTGACCTGTTGCTTGAAGATAGAAAG ATGACTGTCAGCAAATCTACAGAGGACACCTACAGACTGGATCAAGTTTCAACTGAACTgaaagaaatggagaaaactctGTCTGTGATCTTCACCCGCAATGATGACAAGAGGAAGCCTGGATACTGGACCCAAAAGgcgaaaataatcaatagaattTTCTTCATGTTCTACGTCACATCAGTCATCATGTTTATTATTTGCCTGTTTTCATTTTGGAATGCATAA
- the LOC115410494 gene encoding 5-hydroxytryptamine receptor 3A-like: MYISAADGVFSKTNCTYQDVLNHLNLFTNNDLFIMTRPVKDYTQALEVSLDLALYAILDVQETEQKFVPYVWIFMSWKNDHILWEPDEFCGISNITIPTDVLWKPDITIEEMIEKDKAPPSPYLIIFSGGLVALKNDQVLVSTCRMHVYKFPFDTQSCTLSFKSVVHSDRELRLLLSANSAEVTEYSREVMRTQYEWLFINMTVANQTVNKYGLDQDIIIYTIEMKRRSMLYVVNFLLPVLFFLCLDLSSFLISDRGGEKLSFKITVLLAVTVMQLLLNEILPASSNRIPLIAVYCIGIFGLMLLSLLETTVVKYLIEKDYEFQNKEVDRDPIQSEDCGDQSTYNHHKPKRWCRCLCDVSSDDTPSELLADQKIIVSQPTEEYQSLEKVSTELRELQKTLSLIINRSSEEEKPGYWTQNDNGSARHLSCLSSVKR, from the exons ATGTAcatttctgctgcagatggggTGTTCAGTAAGACAAACTGCACTTATCAGGATGTCTTGAATCACCTGAACCTGTTCACAAACAATGACCTGTTCATCATGACCCGGCCTGTTAAAGACTATACACAGGCCTTAGAAGTTAGCCTCGACTTAGCGCTGTATGCCATTCTAGATGTG caAGAGACTGAGCAGAAATTTGTTCCCTatgtttggatttttatg AGCTGGAAAAATGACCATATTTTATGGGAACCAGATGAATTTTGTGGGATTTCAAACATTACTATTCCCACTGATGTACTGTGGAAGCCCGATATAACTATTGAAGAGAT GATAGAGAAGGACAAGGCTCCTCCAAGTCCATATCTCATCATTTTCAGCGGAGGTCTAGTTGCCCTTAAAAATGATCAGGTTCTGGTCAGCACCTGCAGGATGCACGTTTACAAATTTCCCTTCGACACACAAAGTTGCACTCTTTCATTCAAGTCAGTCGTCCACTCTG ACAGAGAGCTACGACTCCTCCTCTCTGCTAATTCTGCTGAAGTCACAGAGTATTCTCGTGAGGTGATGCGAACCCAGTACGAGTGGCTCTTCATCAACATGACAGTCGCTAACCAAACTGTCAACAAATATGGACTAGACCAAGACATAATCATTTATACT ATCGAAATGAAGAGGAGGTCTATGCTGTACGTCGTCAACTTCTTGCTGCCAGTCCTGTTCTTCCTCTGTCTGGACTTGTCCTCCTTCCTGATCTCAGACAGAGGAGGCGAGAAGCTGAGTTTCAAGATCACGGTGCTGCTCGCTGTCACCGTGATGCAGCTTCTTCTCAATGAAATCCTTCCTGCATCATCAAACAGGATCCCACTTATAG CTGTCTACTGCATTGGCATTTTTGGGCTGATGTTGCTCAGCCTCCTGGAGACGACTGTGGTGAAGTATCTGATTGAGAAAGACTATGAGTTCCAAAACAAAGAGGTAGACAGAGACCCGATCCAGAGTGAGGACTGTGGTGACCAATCAACCTATAACCATCATAAAC CGAAGAGATGGTGTCGATGTTTATGTGACGTGTCTTCTGATGACACTCCATCTGAACTACTTGCGGACCAAAAG ATCATCGTCAGCCAACCCACAGAGGAGTACCAATCCCTGGAAAAGGTTTCAACCGAGCTGAGGGAACTGCAAAAAACACTGTCTTTAATCATCAACCGCAGCAGTGAAGAGGAGAAACCTGGCTACTGGACCCAG AATGATAATGGTTCAGCTCGACATTTGTCTTGCCTTTCTAGTGTGAAGCGTTGA
- the lrrc59 gene encoding leucine-rich repeat-containing protein 59 isoform X1 has protein sequence MSKNSKVLNLKDKINGNEVDLSLCNLTEVPVRELAAVTKATVLDLSCNNIISLPPEFCNLTHLVKLDLNKNQLTSLPDNLGNLVNLQHLDLFGNKLTVLPVSFSQLRSLKWLDLKDNPLEANLAKAAGDCLDEKQCKQCASKVLQHMRAIQEEVDRAREKRLLREKELERKKEAKQREREAREKEARKREKAEEKEKRRKEYNAQMAALAAQEQQKKKNEEKKKKNGQAAGKVNKKAVVESPPKPKRSLLGLMLKLLLLLLLGLVGVAATCRFTDLQKEAMCVPVNTAVNDGISWAKQQEVVVRQLVQNLSSAAKEFLDSTQTSKN, from the exons ATGAGTAAAAACAGCAAAGTCTTAAACCTGAAGGATAAAATAAACGGGAATGAAGTGGACCTCAGCCTGTGTAATCTTACCGAGGTTCCAGTCAGAGAACTG GCTGCAGTCACCAAAGCGACCGTCCTGGATTTATCCTGCAACAACATCATCTCGCTTCCT CCAGAGTTCTGTAACCTGACCCATTTGGTTAAACTGGACCTGAAtaaaaaccagctaaccagcctGCCAGATAACCTGGGGAACCTGGTCAACCTTCAGCACCTGGATTTGTTCGGCAACAAACTGACGGTCCTGCCTGTCAGTTTCTCTCAGCTCAGG AGTCTGAAGTGGTTGGATCTAAAGGATAACCCACTAGAGGCCAATTTGGCGAAAGCAGCAGGAGACTGTTTGGATGAGAAGCAATGCAAACAGTGTGCCTCCAAA GTTCTGCAGCATATGAGAGCTATACAAGAAGAAGTTGATCGTGCGAGAGAGAAGCGCCTCTTGAGGGAAAAAG AGCTGGAGAGAAAAAAGGAAGCAAAGCAGAGGGAGAGGGAAGCCAGAGAGAAGGAGGCTCGTAAACGGGAGAAggcggaggagaaggagaagaggaggaaagaaTACAATGCTCAGATGGCAGCCTTAGCAGCACAAgagcaacagaagaagaagaacgaagagaagaagaaaaagaatggACAGGCAGCAGGTAAAG TGAATAAAAAGGCTGTGGTGGAATCGCCGCCGAAACCCAAACGATCGCTCCTTGGCCTGATGCTGaagcttctcctcctcctgctgctgggATTGGTGGGAGTCGCAGCCACATGTCGCTTCACTGACCTGCAGAAAGAAGCCATGTGCGTGCCAGTCAACACGGCGGTGAATGACGGCATTTCCTGGGCCAAACAGCAGGAGGTTGTAGTCCGACAACTGGTCCAGAACCTGTCGTCTGCAGCCAAGGAGTTTCTTGACTCAACACAAACATCTAAGAACTAA
- the lrrc59 gene encoding leucine-rich repeat-containing protein 59 isoform X2, with translation MSKNSKVLNLKDKINGNEVDLSLCNLTEVPVRELAAVTKATVLDLSCNNIISLPPEFCNLTHLVKLDLNKNQLTSLPDNLGNLVNLQHLDLFGNKLTVLPVSFSQLRSLKWLDLKDNPLEANLAKAAGDCLDEKQCKQCASKVLQHMRAIQEEVDRAREKRLLREKELERKKEAKQREREAREKEARKREKAEEKEKRRKEYNAQMAALAAQEQQKKKNEEKKKKNGQAAVNKKAVVESPPKPKRSLLGLMLKLLLLLLLGLVGVAATCRFTDLQKEAMCVPVNTAVNDGISWAKQQEVVVRQLVQNLSSAAKEFLDSTQTSKN, from the exons ATGAGTAAAAACAGCAAAGTCTTAAACCTGAAGGATAAAATAAACGGGAATGAAGTGGACCTCAGCCTGTGTAATCTTACCGAGGTTCCAGTCAGAGAACTG GCTGCAGTCACCAAAGCGACCGTCCTGGATTTATCCTGCAACAACATCATCTCGCTTCCT CCAGAGTTCTGTAACCTGACCCATTTGGTTAAACTGGACCTGAAtaaaaaccagctaaccagcctGCCAGATAACCTGGGGAACCTGGTCAACCTTCAGCACCTGGATTTGTTCGGCAACAAACTGACGGTCCTGCCTGTCAGTTTCTCTCAGCTCAGG AGTCTGAAGTGGTTGGATCTAAAGGATAACCCACTAGAGGCCAATTTGGCGAAAGCAGCAGGAGACTGTTTGGATGAGAAGCAATGCAAACAGTGTGCCTCCAAA GTTCTGCAGCATATGAGAGCTATACAAGAAGAAGTTGATCGTGCGAGAGAGAAGCGCCTCTTGAGGGAAAAAG AGCTGGAGAGAAAAAAGGAAGCAAAGCAGAGGGAGAGGGAAGCCAGAGAGAAGGAGGCTCGTAAACGGGAGAAggcggaggagaaggagaagaggaggaaagaaTACAATGCTCAGATGGCAGCCTTAGCAGCACAAgagcaacagaagaagaagaacgaagagaagaagaaaaagaatggACAGGCAGCAG TGAATAAAAAGGCTGTGGTGGAATCGCCGCCGAAACCCAAACGATCGCTCCTTGGCCTGATGCTGaagcttctcctcctcctgctgctgggATTGGTGGGAGTCGCAGCCACATGTCGCTTCACTGACCTGCAGAAAGAAGCCATGTGCGTGCCAGTCAACACGGCGGTGAATGACGGCATTTCCTGGGCCAAACAGCAGGAGGTTGTAGTCCGACAACTGGTCCAGAACCTGTCGTCTGCAGCCAAGGAGTTTCTTGACTCAACACAAACATCTAAGAACTAA
- the nat9 gene encoding alpha/beta-tubulin-N-acetyltransferase 9, giving the protein MKINENTLLEGQRVVLVPYNAEHVPRYHEWMKSAELQQLTASEPLTLEQEYDMQKSWREDDDKCTFIILDKQQWANPEVGEEQCMVGDVNIFLTDPTDLSLAELEVMIAEPSFRGKGIGKEVTLMMMHYGVSKLGVQKFEVKIGLDNQISIAMFKKLQFQEVSVCKVFKEMTLQLPVVESVRTTLLHQTSHMKEWDYKQSCSNRQEMTSH; this is encoded by the exons ATGAAGATAAATGAAAACACTTTACTGGAGGGACAGAGGGTCGTGCTAGTGCCGTACAACGCAGAACATGTTCCCAG GTATCATGAGTGGATGAAGTCTGCAGAGCTGCAGCAGCTGACCGCCTCCGAGCCGCTGACCCTGGAACAGGAGTATGACATGCAGAAGAGCTGGAGAGAAGATGATGACA AATGCACATTTATCATTTTGGATAAGCAGCAGTGGGCAAACCCTGAGGTAGGAGAAGAGCAATGCATGGTGGGAGACGTCAACATCTTCCTGACCGACCCCACAGATCTGTCCTTAGCTGAGCTGGAGGTCATGATCGCAG AGCCAAGCTTCAGGGGTAAAGGCATCGGGAAGGAGGTGACACTTATGATGATGCACTACG GAGTCAGCAAACTTGGCGTCCAAAAGTTTGAAGTGAAAATTGGGCTGGATAACCAAATCAGTATTGCGATGTTCAAGAAGCTCCAGTTTCAGGAG GTTTCGGTGTGTAAGGTTTTTAAAGAGATGACGCTACAGTTGCCAGTGGTTGAGTCAGTTCGGACGACGTTGCTGCACCAAACTTCTCATATGAAGGAGTGGGACTATAAACAGAGCTGCAGCAAcagacaggaaatgacatcacATTGA